A region of the Desertifilum tharense IPPAS B-1220 genome:
GACGGCGGGAAACTGAAACCATTCGCGATCCTGCAAATGCAGTAAGGCGACTGGTGTTTGGCAAATGTGGCGGACAAGTCTCAATAAGTCTTCGATAATGGCTCGACGATCTTCACCGGGCGACAGGCTTTCTTGAGGCGTCACCGCTTGCGAGCGGGGAAGTTGCGGCATCATCCAAATTAGGGGTTAGTAAGTGAGGAAGAGGAACAATCGGACTGCACAGAACTTACCCATCTTTTCGGTTAATTTGCAAATCGTCAATAGGGGAGATAGCCAACACGATTGACTCAAACGCGCTGAGACTCTATTGTCTCCTGAGCGCTGCTTTGTCTTAAACCCTGATTAAATATTGAAAGCCGATCGCTCTCTCTCAAGAGGGTTACAGATCTAAGAAAGATTGATAATGTATCTATTTCTAAGTTCTTCCTCTAGAAAGAGGCTACGATTGGGCTTAGTTTTTATCATGAATAGTAGCAATCAAACACGTATAAAATTTAAGTGGACTAAAGTTATGGATGAAAATATTAAAGAACTCCACCGCGATACTCAAGCGACTGATTCTCCCAAGCAACCCGAAAGCGGCGTTGAAGCCACTAACCCAGGCGATCGCATCGACGATCGCAAGTCCTATGAGGAGAAGAAGCAGCAACTCGCAGTAGATGCTCCAGATATTACAGGCGATCATATCGAAGTCCCGGCTTACTTTGAGGTTGAAGAACCCGACGGCGAGAAAAAGCTTTTACACCATGTCAAGGATGCTGAAGAAATTTCTGATGTGATTCGCCAAGCCCGCGTTGATGAAAATGGCGATCGCGTCTGGTCTTAATCCGATTGTCCTTCAGCGGGCATCAAGTTTATAAATAGAACAAAGGTCAGTAAGTGTAGTTGCTTACTGACCTTTGATAATCGGGACAAACTCTGAGTCTTAGCTGTTCGCCGACACATCCACTTGGGGTAAACCCATACTGTAGTTGCGAACGCGACTGTTGAGGTTATAGCTAATTTGCCCTTGCTGTAAGAGCGATCGCACAAAATGCTCTAAGTCCGAACCAATTCGTCGCAAATTATACTCGTTCAAATCTTCACCTTCGTAAGCTGCGACCAACTCATCAAACTTACGGTAAACCTGCTGCAACGCTTCATCGTTCCACAGCAATTCATTA
Encoded here:
- a CDS encoding NAD(P)H-quinone oxidoreductase subunit M; this encodes MLLKSTTRHIHIFTAEIANNELNPSEDLLTLDVDPDNELLWNDEALQQVYRKFDELVAAYEGEDLNEYNLRRIGSDLEHFVRSLLQQGQISYNLNSRVRNYSMGLPQVDVSANS